One stretch of Toxoplasma gondii ME49 chromosome XI, whole genome shotgun sequence DNA includes these proteins:
- a CDS encoding hypothetical protein (encoded by transcript TGME49_309195) — MTFPPSPRSCSRPRCVEAFQNAYGCCATPDLDSGAAAAGVELAVHSCALDHIRIFPSLQRNIVFRTFVAGNSNLSNETWHKCVADTPRLVFALTTERFRQKCTPRTRKKTPDTVEKRKGGQEEQGPAACAGGWRRECLPAWVPATLRFFSLLHEEEAATGISSSFSNDARLTEKTAA, encoded by the exons ATGACCTTCCCCCCGTCCCCCCGCTCTTGTTCCC GTCCAAG GTGTGTTGAAGCTTTCCAAAACGCGTATGGCTGCTGTGCCACACCGGACCTCGACTCTGGTGCTGCCGCGGCTGGCGTCGAGTTGGCGGTGCACAGCTGCGCCCTGGACCACATTCGAATTTTCCCGTCGTTACAGCGCAACATTGTGTTTCGCACTTTTGTCGCAGGAAATTCAAACCTTTCGAACGAAACATGGCATAAGTGCGTGGCGGACACGCCTCGTCTCGTCTTTGCTCTGACAACAGAGCGCTTCCGACAGAAATGCACGCCGCGAACCCGCAAGAAAACTCCAGACACTGtagaaaagaggaaaggcggcCAGGAAGAGCAGGGccctgctgcatgcgccggcgGTTGGAGGCGAGAGTGCCTCCCGGCTTGGGTGCCCGCAAcgttgcgttttttctccctgttgcacgaggaggaagcagcgactgGAATATCCTCCAGTTTTTCCAACGACGCGCGGTTGACGGAGAAAACTGCCGCGTAG